The proteins below are encoded in one region of Mangifera indica cultivar Alphonso unplaced genomic scaffold, CATAS_Mindica_2.1 Un_0004, whole genome shotgun sequence:
- the LOC123205377 gene encoding probable pectinesterase/pectinesterase inhibitor 6: MDTIFFSIFNFFLLISSCNIVLADEFPSWVSAANSHLLQLTPLKADIVVAQDGSGNYRTISEAVVAAAKKTYAKRLVIYVKQGIYKENVEIEISNLTLIGDGIDATIITGNKSARDGFRTFDTATFGVSGYGFVAQGMTFENSAGPENNQSVALRSSSERSVFYNCSFKGYQDTLYVYRKVQFYRNCDIYGTVDFIFGYAAVVFQNCNIYVRKPLNYQKNTITAHGRDDLNEKTGIIIHNSLITAAPDMVGVTSIESYSGRPWKKYSRTVFMKCTIDELIHPAGWLPWNGSFALNTLYYGEYLNTGSGANTSARVKWSGYHVIRNSTEASKFTVDNFLDGNLWIPATGVPFEGGL; the protein is encoded by the exons ATGGATACaattttcttctccattttcaatttttttctcctgATTTCTTCTTGCAATATTGTACTAGCAGATGAATTCCCGTCGTGGGTTTCAGCCGCCAATAGTCACCTTCTTCAATTGACGCCACTAAAAGCTGACATTGTGGTTGCACAAGACGGGTCCGGAAATTATAGAACCATTTCTGAAGCTGTGGTTGCTGCAGCCAAGAAAACTTACGCGAAAAGATTGGTCATTTATGTTAAACAAGGAATTTATAAGGAAAATGTGGAGattgaaatatcaaatttaacattgaTTGGAGATGGAATTGATGCTACTATTATTACGGGTAACAAGAGTGCTCGAGATGGTTTCAGGACTTTTGACACGGCAACTTTTG GTGTCTCCGGATATGGATTCGTAGCTCAAGGCATGACATTCGAGAACTCAGCGGGACCCGAGAATAATCAATCAGTGGCTCTCCGATCAAGTTCTGAAAGATCGGTCTTCTACAACTGTAGCTTCAAAGGCTACCAAGACACATTATATGTCTACAGGAAAGTTCAATTCTACCGCAACTGTGACATTTATGGAACTGTAGACTTTATCTTTGGTTACGCTGCAGTGGTGTTTCAAAATTGTAACATTTACGTTCGGAAGCCATTGAATTACCAGAAAAACACCATCACAGCTCATGGAAGAGACGACTTGAATGAAAAGACCGGAATAATTATCCACAACTCTCTTATCACAGCCGCTCCTGACATGGTAGGCGTAACGTCAATCGAAAGCTATTCGGGACGGCCGTGGAAAAAGTATTCGAGAACTGTGTTTATGAAATGTACAATCGATGAATTAATACATCCGGCTGGTTGGTTGCCATGGAATGGTAGTTTCGCCCTGAACACTTTGTATTATGGAGAATATTTAAATACGGGAAGTGGGGCGAATACAAGCGCGAGAGTAAAATGGTCAGGATATCATGTAATTCGAAACTCAACGGAGGCTTCGAAGTTTACAGTAGATAATTTTTTAGATGGGAATTTGTGGATTCCGGCCACTGGAGTGCCGTTTGAGGGGGGGttgtga